In Echinicola jeungdonensis, one genomic interval encodes:
- a CDS encoding class I SAM-dependent methyltransferase — translation MKKAKQRVSMNRDFKVGNVDDLPFDDQRFDVVVSGLALNFFPDIENALLEMKRVTRPGGVIAAYVWDYAEKMEFLRYFWDASCQIDSSSKNLDEGKRFPICNSEKFIKRIEKGWASRS, via the coding sequence TTGAAAAAAGCGAAGCAAAGGGTTTCAATGAACCGGGATTTTAAAGTCGGTAATGTTGATGATTTGCCATTTGATGATCAAAGATTTGATGTCGTAGTATCGGGGCTTGCACTAAACTTCTTCCCTGATATAGAGAATGCTTTATTGGAAATGAAAAGAGTAACCAGGCCAGGGGGAGTTATTGCAGCTTACGTATGGGATTATGCTGAAAAAATGGAATTCTTAAGATATTTTTGGGATGCTTCCTGCCAAATTGATTCATCCTCTAAAAACCTTGACGAAGGAAAAAGATTTCCTATTTGTAATTCAGAAAAATTTATCAAAAGAATTGAGAAAGGTTGGGCTAGTAGAAGTTGA